A window of the Brassica napus cultivar Da-Ae chromosome C5, Da-Ae, whole genome shotgun sequence genome harbors these coding sequences:
- the LOC111206226 gene encoding increased DNA methylation 1, with amino-acid sequence MEGGSGSGERARVVARLSQKEKRDGLCRRSASSSTGTKRSFHNKRPKVVVSESESSDEFMKPPARSVDRKTLGAKGKKDDRNGFVRRAGMKKLDVFEFDEYDGFDSANLMRKRFDNGTVGVSGRVSFPPRRFDNGVVGGSGSGREGVFVRREKPYLNGGSSMSLSSESDSDEAIRVQGRNGVLKVKVNNKTSTLPASVIPREGEVYESLPSSSGKAQKRENVVAKPSFRKPNNYSESEDSDVERKAKKRKPKRETDTKSTESLKPAAREERRGMRNGGTEKQRLREKIKGMLTDAGWTIDYRPRRNQTYLDTVYVNPSGIAFWSIIKAYDAFRQQLKEEDIDVRSRKDVAAVVSVSEDIVNNLARKVKKTRTEASKKRGKDYSGSESEKDSYGEGVDSDTCEERFVKMNGKSIKRRRIEPIRDDLHSKSKRPSYYNDARPSSGSDSHYLDGRLSNKTGRCTLKVRSSEDKKNPAINGFNPYSGKRTLLSWLMDCGVVQVREKVQYMNHQCTKVMLEGWVTRAGIHCACCSKILTISRFEIHAGSKSCQPFQNIYLESGSSLLHCQIRAWNMQKDAKSLGFHHVDADGDDPHDDACGICGDGGDLLCCDGCPSTYHQACLGIEVLPVGDWHCPNCTCKFCDAVVHSGGEDENPSLLSCNMCERKYHQSCMSEVEAHNVQSSASSFCGPKCSELFEKLKKYLGVKHEIEGGYTWSLIHRVDTDSKFNSQLSAQRIENNSKLAVGLAIMDECFLPIIDRRSGINLIRNVLYNCGSNFNRINYTGFYTAILERGDEIICAASLRFHGMQLAEMPFIGTRHIYRRQGMCRRLFDAIESAMRSLKVEKLVIPAIPDFLHAWTGNFGFSPLDDAVRKEMRSLNTLVFPGIDMLHKPLLHEEKKSKVAAEGDCVVVLKDAMGSEIETEKKSESASFAETCLNSNGHVADDDADCDKKTLVSHEETSPICTPVETTMDTVSKPENGESRRCIPGEESGISFSSCQFTLKSCSKQRDNTGSSCEDVNVEAVAKLLPLEIVQASTEVQIENNLSSSTSGLGSSDMSSITQEGKTGQNSPNREATPSCKDSDRLGAGAKLAVSKADGLLL; translated from the exons atggAAGGAGGTAGTGGGTCGGGTGAGCGGGCACGGGTAGTTGCGAGGTTGAGTCAGAAGGAGAAAAGAGATGGGCTTTGCAGGAGGAGTGCGTCTTCTTCTACTGGAACAAAGCGTAGTTTTCATAACAAGAGACCCAAAGTTGTTGTTAGCGAGTCCGAGTCGAGTGATGAGTTCATGAAGCCTCCAGCGAGGAGCGTTGACCGCAAAACCCTTGGAGCGAAAGGCAAGAAGGATGACCGAAATGGGTTTGTGAGGAGGGCAGGGATGAAGAAGTTGGATGTGTTTGAGTTTGACGAGTACGATGGGTTCGATAGCGCGAATTTGATGAGGAAGCGTTTTGATAATGGCACCGTTGGTGTCAGTGGGAGAGTTTCTTTCCCGCCGAGAAGGTTTGATAATGGTGTTGTGGGAGGGTCTGGATCAGGCAGGGAGGGTGTGTTTGTTAGAAGGGAAAAACCGTACTTGAATGGCGGGAGTAGTATGAGTTTGAGTAGTGAATCTGATTCAGATGAGGCGATAAGGGTGCAGGGGAGAAACGGTGTTCTGAAGGTGAAGGTAAACAATAAAACGAGCACTCTCCCAGCTTCAGTCATTCCCCGGGAAGGTGAAGTATATGAGAGTCTGCCTTCCTCCTCTGGGAAGGCACAAAAGCGTGAGAATGTTGTAGCAAAACCATCCTTTAGGAAACCAAACAATTATTCGGAGTCAGAAGACAGCGACGTGGAGAGGAAAGCGAAAAAAAGGAAACCTAAGAGGGAAACAGATACCAAATCCACTGAATCGTTGAAACCTGCAGCGAGGGAAGAGAGGAGGGGAATGCGTAATGGCGGAACAGAGAAGCAAAGACTACGTGAGAAGATTAAGGGAATGCTTACTGATGCAGGATGGACGATAGACTACAGACCTAGGAGGAATCAAACTTACCTGGATACCGTATATGTAAACCCCTCAGGGATAGCATTTTGGTCAATTATTAAAGCATATGATGCTTTTCGGCAGCAGTTAAAGGAGGAAGACATCGATGTTAGATCGAGGAAGGACGTTGCTGCAGTCGTTTCTGTGTCAGAGGATATTGTGAACAATCTAGCAAGGAAGGTGAAGAAGACAAGGACTGAGGCTTCAAAGAAACGGGGAAAGGATTACAGTGGTAGCGAGAGTGAAAAGGATAGCTATGGAGAGGGAGTGGACAGTGATACCTGTGAAGAGAGGTTCGTAAAGATGAATGGGAAAtctataaaaagaagaagaattgaACCTATTCGTGATGATCTACACTCGAAAAGTAAAAGACCGTCGTACTACAATGATGCAAGGCCGTCTTCTGGATCAGATTCACATTATCTAGATGGAAGATTAAGCAATAAAACAGGAAGATGTACTTTGAAGGTGCGTAGCTCCGAGGATAAAAAGAATCCAGCGATCAACGGGTTCAATCCATACTCTGGGAAAAGGACATTGCTCTCTTGGTTGATGGATTGTGGAGTTGTCCAGGTAAGAGAAAAGGTGCAATACATGaaccatcaatgtacaaaggtGATGCTGGAGGGATGGGTAACAAGAGCGGGGATTCATTGCGCCTGCTGCAGTAAAATCCTCACAATCTCCAGGTTTGAGATCCATGCCGGGAGCAAGTCATGTCAGCCTTTCCAAAATATATACCTGGAATCTGGCAGTTCTCTTCTTCATTGCCAAATCAGAGCGTGGAATATGCAAAAAGATGCCAAGAGTCTTGGTTTTCATCACGTGGACGCCGACGGCGATGATCCGCATGATGATGCGTGTGGTATCTGTGGCGATGGTGGagatttgctttgctgtgatgGTTGTCCATCAACATACCATCAAGCCTGCCTAGGTATTGAG GTGCTTCCGGTGGGTGACTGGCACTGTCCAAATTGCACTTGCAAATTTTGTGATGCTGTGGTGCATTCTGGTGGCGAAGACGAAAATCCTTCATTGCTTTCCTGCAACATGTGTGAGAGAAAAT ATCACCAATCATGCATGAGTGAGGTGGAAGCTCATAATGTTCAGTCTTCAGCTTCTTCGTTCTGTGGGCCTAAGTGCTCAGAG CTCTTCGAAAAGCTAAAGAAGTATCTTGGTGTCAAACATGAAATTGAAGGCGGCTACACATGGTCTCTTATACATAGGGTGGACACGGATTCAAAATTCAACTCTCAATTGTCGGCACAAAGgattgaaaacaattcaaagcTAGCTGTCGGGCTGGCGATCATGGATGAGTGTTTTTTGCCCATAATTGACAGGAGGAGTGGGATCAATCTAATTCGCAATGTCCTTTATAACTGTGG ATCCAATTTCAACCGGATTAATTATACTGGCTTCTACACTGCTATcctagagagaggagatgaAATCATATGTGCGGCATCTCTCAG GTTCCATGGAATGCAATTGGCGGAGATGCCATTTATTGGAACCAGGCATATATACAGGCGTCAAGGAATGTGCCGTCGGCTTTTTGATGCAATTGAGTCG GCTATGCGTTCTCTTAAGGTTGAGAAATTGGTAATCCCTGCCATTCCAGACTTCTTGCACGCCTGGACCGGTAACTTCGGATTCAGCCCTCTTGATGATGCAGTTAGGAAAGAGATGAGGTCCCTCAACACGTTGGTGTTTCCTGGAATAGACATGTTACACAAACCTCTCCTCCATGAAGAAAAGAAATCCAAAGTCGCAGCTGAAGGTGATTGTGTGGTCGTACTTAAGGATGCCATGGGTTCAGAGATAGAGACAGAAAAGAAATCTGAATCTGCGTCTTTTGCTGAAACTTGTCTAAACTCCAATGGACATGTCGCTGATGATGATGCAGACTGCGACAAGAAGACTCTCGTTTCTCATGAGGAAACCAGTCCTATATGTACACCAGTTGAAACAACCATGGACACGGTTTCCAAGCCGGAGAATGGTGAATCGAGGAGATGTATACCTGGTGAAGAATCTGGGATTAGCTTTTCTTCTTGTCAGTTCACATTGAAGTCTTGCTCCAAGCAACGTGACAATACAGGATCATCATGCGAAGATGTGAATGTAGAAGCTGTTGCTAAGTTACTACCTCTGGAAATCGTACAAGCATCCACCGAGGTTCAGATTGAAAACAATCTCTCTTCATCTACTTCCGGTTTAGGATCATCAGATATGAGTTCCATCACTCAAGAAGGCAAGACTGGACAAAACTCACCGAACAGAGAGGCCACTCCTTCATGTAAAGACAGTGACAGACTCGGTGCTGGTGCTAAGTTGGCTGTATCGAAAGCAGATGGTTTACTTTTATGA
- the LOC111206227 gene encoding photosystem II D1 precursor processing protein PSB27-H2, chloroplastic, whose amino-acid sequence MGFLVAAINVPPPTLIHQQVKSKHGCSSSKEEKLQGRSLFARRGFLHCVGGASLVATLEFSGLQAAQAEEKDEGVVGAFKSLFDPNERTKSGKELPKAYLKSAREVVKTMRESLKENPKDNAKFRRSADSAKESIRDYLSNWRGQKSVAGEESYAELEKVIRALATFYSKAGPSAPLPDEVKAEILDDLNKAEEFL is encoded by the exons ATGGGTTTCCTTGTAGCCGCCATTAACGTTCCTCCTCCTACATTAATCCATCAACAAGTGAAATCGAAGCATGGATGTAGTAGTAGTAAAG AGGAGAAGCTTCAAGGGAGATCTTTGTTTGCTCGTCGTGGTTTCTTGCACTGCGTTGGTGGTGCTTCGTTGGTGGCCACACTTGAGTTCTCTGGGTTACAAGCTGCTCAAGCAGAGGAGAAAGATGAAGGAGTCGTTGGTGCTTTCAAGTCTTTGTTTGATCCTAACGAGAGGACAAAGTCTGGGAAAGAGCTTCCAAAGGCTTACTTGAAATCTGCAAGAGAGGTTGTGAAGACGATGAGGGAGTCATTGAAAGAGAACCCGAAAGACAATGCCAAGTTTAGAAGAAGCGCTGATTCCGCCAAGGAGTCGATTCGTGATTACTTGAGCAACTGGAGAGGGCAGAAGAGTGTAGCTGGAGAA GAATCTTACGCTGAGCTGGAGAAAGTCATCCGAGCTTTGGCGACGTTTTACTCAAAGGCGGGCCCTTCTGCACCTCTTCCTGATGAGGTCAAGGCTGAGATTTTGGATGATCTTAATAAGGCTGAAGAGTTTTTGTGA